A genomic window from Flavobacterium phycosphaerae includes:
- the rmuC gene encoding DNA recombination protein RmuC, with protein sequence MNDNLMIIIAFIISLTIGIFIGKTLFAAQSKSDKASLEEKINGLLQQIDQLKNQVNQTVQEREAIRTEKEALAIQLSKKETDFENLWERNKEQKDEVEKLQEKFTKEFENLANKILEEKTTKFTEQNKENLKNILTPLQDKIQLFEKKVEDTHKESIDYHAALRQQILGLREMNEQMSKETLNLTKALKGDSKMQGNWGELILERVLEKSGLEKGREYEVQQSFTTEVGNRVFPDVVINLPDGKKMIVDSKVTLTAYERYINEEDDNTKAQYLKEHVIALKRHVDQLSEKNYQDLYQMESPDFVLLFIPIESAFALALNEDTTLYNKAFEKNIVIVTPSTLLATLRTIDSMWTNQKQQENALEIARQAGALYDKFEGFVSDLVKIGKKMDEAKVEYQGAMNKLVDGKGNLVNSVEKLKKMGAKAKKALPENILTRAEKDE encoded by the coding sequence ATGAATGACAACCTAATGATAATAATTGCTTTTATAATTTCACTCACCATTGGTATCTTTATTGGCAAAACACTTTTCGCAGCCCAATCAAAGTCGGATAAAGCTTCATTGGAAGAAAAAATAAACGGTTTACTCCAACAAATTGACCAACTTAAAAATCAAGTCAATCAAACGGTTCAGGAACGAGAAGCCATTCGTACTGAAAAAGAAGCTTTAGCCATTCAGCTTTCCAAAAAAGAAACCGATTTTGAGAATCTTTGGGAACGCAATAAAGAGCAAAAAGACGAAGTAGAAAAACTGCAAGAGAAATTCACCAAAGAATTTGAAAATTTGGCCAACAAAATCTTAGAAGAAAAAACGACCAAATTCACTGAGCAAAACAAAGAAAACCTCAAAAACATTCTAACGCCGCTTCAGGATAAAATTCAGCTTTTTGAAAAGAAAGTAGAAGATACTCACAAAGAAAGCATTGATTATCATGCAGCTTTACGCCAACAAATTTTAGGCTTACGCGAAATGAACGAGCAGATGAGCAAAGAAACCTTGAACCTGACTAAAGCTCTGAAAGGCGACAGCAAAATGCAGGGCAATTGGGGCGAATTGATTTTGGAAAGAGTATTAGAAAAATCAGGATTGGAGAAAGGCCGTGAATACGAAGTACAGCAAAGTTTTACCACCGAAGTGGGCAATCGTGTTTTTCCCGATGTCGTAATCAATTTGCCTGATGGAAAGAAAATGATAGTGGATTCAAAGGTAACATTGACAGCATACGAACGCTACATCAATGAAGAAGACGACAACACTAAAGCACAATATTTAAAGGAACATGTGATTGCTTTAAAACGTCACGTAGACCAACTTAGCGAGAAGAACTATCAGGATTTATACCAAATGGAAAGTCCGGATTTTGTGTTGCTGTTTATTCCGATTGAATCCGCTTTTGCTTTGGCCTTGAATGAAGATACTACGTTGTACAACAAGGCTTTTGAGAAAAACATTGTGATTGTAACTCCGTCAACATTGCTGGCCACTTTACGCACCATTGACAGCATGTGGACGAATCAAAAACAACAGGAAAACGCTTTGGAAATTGCTCGTCAGGCCGGAGCTTTGTATGACAAATTTGAAGGGTTTGTGAGTGATTTGGTTAAAATTGGTAAAAAGATGGATGAAGCTAAAGTGGAATACCAAGGCGCCATGAACAAACTCGTTGATGGAAAAGGAAATTTAGTCAACAGTGTTGAAAAACTTAAAAAAATGGGGGCCAAAGCCAAGAAAGCCTTACCCGAAAACATCCTAACCCGAGCCGAAAAAGATGAATGA
- a CDS encoding FG-GAP repeat domain-containing protein has protein sequence MKNNYKSQILNSFSIFKIIALVLLGLGYQSSFGQNTCATAVPITAGSTIVDAIDGTNIATTCATATLAEWYVYTPTENHSVTLTSDLLVNICKDTHFNVYTGNCGALTCYANDDDSGTIACNSGANTNSYLSKKTFDVYAGTTYYISWDNRWSAVGFEFQLIEAPLVPSPCSTAIPVSAGITTVNAIDGTNISTTCSTATMGKWYKYVPTNNYHVTVSSDLAANICKDTNFSVYTGSCSGTLACLTSDDNSGVIECNSGNTDSFLSKKTFDVSAGTTYYIAWDNKWSTEGFDFQITEAPIIVPVNFTTQVVPTINSTYNLCVVDMNGDNLDDIVGVSANNLRVHYQGSTAGVFTYTDFPITGTSMMPGWSMAAGDYNRDGFNDIVLGSGQGLSVWTSNSTGSAYSNFTPGDYIFCQRTNFADLNNDGNLDVFSCHDIAPNCYYLNDGLGDLTFYQSTVTPGP, from the coding sequence ATGAAGAACAATTACAAATCTCAAATATTAAATTCGTTTAGTATTTTTAAAATTATTGCCCTGGTACTATTGGGGTTGGGATACCAATCCTCTTTTGGGCAAAACACTTGTGCTACGGCAGTGCCAATAACAGCAGGTTCTACAATAGTTGATGCTATTGACGGAACTAACATTGCTACTACTTGTGCAACTGCAACCTTAGCCGAATGGTATGTATACACCCCAACGGAAAATCACAGTGTAACTCTTACCTCTGACCTATTGGTTAACATTTGTAAAGACACCCATTTTAATGTGTATACTGGTAACTGCGGGGCGCTTACTTGTTATGCAAATGATGATGATTCAGGAACCATCGCTTGTAATTCAGGCGCTAATACCAATTCGTATTTATCAAAAAAGACCTTTGATGTTTATGCCGGTACTACCTACTATATCTCATGGGACAATAGATGGAGTGCTGTAGGATTCGAGTTTCAGTTAATTGAAGCGCCTCTTGTCCCAAGTCCTTGTTCAACGGCTATACCGGTTTCAGCAGGAATCACTACTGTAAATGCTATTGACGGTACTAATATTTCTACCACTTGTTCAACAGCAACAATGGGAAAATGGTACAAATACGTGCCAACGAATAATTACCATGTTACCGTATCATCAGATTTAGCCGCTAATATTTGTAAAGACACCAATTTCAGTGTGTATACAGGAAGTTGTTCAGGTACTTTAGCTTGTTTGACCAGCGATGATAATTCAGGAGTTATAGAATGCAATTCAGGAAACACCGATTCATTTTTATCGAAAAAAACATTTGATGTAAGTGCCGGAACCACCTACTATATCGCTTGGGATAATAAATGGAGTACAGAAGGTTTTGATTTTCAAATAACAGAAGCACCAATAATTGTTCCTGTCAATTTCACTACTCAAGTAGTTCCAACTATAAACAGCACTTATAATCTTTGTGTTGTGGATATGAATGGTGATAATTTAGACGATATTGTTGGAGTTAGCGCTAATAATTTAAGAGTACACTACCAAGGCAGTACAGCAGGCGTATTTACCTATACCGATTTTCCTATTACCGGAACCAGTATGATGCCGGGCTGGAGTATGGCTGCTGGTGACTATAACAGAGATGGATTCAACGACATTGTCCTAGGAAGTGGTCAAGGCCTTTCCGTTTGGACTTCAAACAGCACCGGAAGTGCTTACAGCAATTTTACTCCCGGAGATTATATCTTCTGTCAAAGAACAAATTTTGCCGACCTTAATAATGACGGAAATCTGGATGTATTTTCATGTCACGATATTGCACCAAACTGCTACTATTTAAATGATGGATTGGGTGATTTGACATTTTATCAATCTACCGTTACACCGGGGCCATGA
- a CDS encoding Ig-like domain-containing protein — protein MKKHYFLLIVSVLTLSVFFACSDSDDDYVPINNLPVATDDTVESTLTEPITITVLANDTTGSTVVASTVSIKGGSDTDSNGTLDILVVPNQGTWTVAATGTITFTPLPTFTGNPTQISYTVKDAQNNVSNEALVTINAVPIVSADLTQVPYPKLSDYHFFIGEMKNQIPSLNVLPYAPASSLFTDYAHKKRFVWMPTGLKGTYVSDSKVFELPVGSALIKTFYYDNVQPANTTRIIETRVMIRKADGWIFADYVWNDAQTEAYFDLNGSYTAISWKDENDVIKSANYRIPSQVQCLICHKQKEMSGPTEITTQIPIGIKPQNLNFDYNYGTETKNQLTKWIEQGYLENNFSFPTPENTTVNYNDTSKSLELRARSYLDINCAHCHQLERHCDYRPMRFDFKDTGDATNGLTNLGVCVNTSDMQDFDPALDKVVNPENPARSMLYHRINTDNESYRMPLHGRTIIHVEGVALIEQWINSLHPCE, from the coding sequence ATGAAAAAACATTACTTCCTACTAATTGTATCAGTCCTAACATTAAGCGTATTTTTTGCTTGCTCTGACAGTGATGACGACTATGTTCCCATTAATAATTTACCTGTAGCTACTGATGATACTGTTGAAAGTACTTTAACCGAACCGATTACCATAACGGTTTTAGCAAATGATACTACCGGAAGTACCGTTGTAGCTTCAACGGTTAGTATCAAAGGAGGATCTGATACCGATAGTAATGGAACTTTAGATATATTAGTAGTTCCTAATCAGGGAACATGGACAGTAGCCGCAACAGGAACTATCACCTTTACTCCACTGCCAACCTTTACGGGCAATCCGACACAAATATCGTATACGGTAAAAGACGCTCAAAACAATGTTTCGAATGAAGCGCTTGTTACTATAAATGCCGTTCCTATTGTCTCTGCCGATTTAACTCAAGTTCCCTATCCGAAACTATCAGACTATCATTTCTTTATTGGGGAAATGAAAAATCAGATTCCATCACTTAATGTACTTCCTTACGCTCCGGCAAGCTCACTTTTTACGGATTATGCACACAAGAAAAGATTTGTATGGATGCCTACCGGCTTAAAAGGAACTTATGTTTCTGACAGTAAGGTTTTTGAACTTCCTGTAGGTTCTGCTTTAATAAAAACATTTTATTATGACAATGTGCAGCCTGCCAATACTACAAGAATCATCGAAACCCGTGTAATGATTCGCAAAGCTGACGGATGGATATTTGCCGATTATGTTTGGAATGATGCACAAACAGAAGCTTATTTTGATTTGAACGGAAGTTATACTGCCATTTCGTGGAAAGACGAAAATGATGTGATTAAGAGTGCTAATTACAGAATACCTTCACAAGTACAATGCTTGATTTGTCACAAACAAAAAGAGATGTCCGGTCCGACCGAAATAACTACACAAATCCCTATCGGAATAAAACCGCAAAACCTGAATTTCGATTACAATTACGGAACAGAAACCAAAAATCAATTAACCAAATGGATTGAACAAGGTTATTTAGAAAACAATTTCAGTTTTCCAACTCCTGAAAACACAACGGTAAATTATAATGACACTTCAAAATCGCTGGAATTAAGAGCTCGCTCTTATCTGGACATTAATTGTGCTCATTGTCATCAATTAGAAAGACATTGTGACTACCGACCAATGCGTTTTGACTTTAAAGACACCGGAGATGCCACTAACGGACTTACAAATTTAGGAGTTTGTGTAAATACCTCTGATATGCAAGATTTTGACCCGGCGTTAGATAAAGTGGTTAATCCTGAAAATCCGGCCAGATCAATGCTATATCATCGTATAAATACCGATAATGAATCATACCGAATGCCACTTCACGGAAGAACAATAATCCATGTGGAGGGTGTTGCACTAATAGAGCAATGGATAAACTCGTTGCATCCATGCGAATAA
- a CDS encoding tRNA (cytidine(34)-2'-O)-methyltransferase, with protein MLNIVLVEPEIPNNTGNIGRLCVGTQSRLHLVHPFGFEITDKNLKRSGLDYWVHLDVTEYQNVAEWIAQLPDKSRVFLMSSHAITSIYDAEFQDGDWLVFGKESVGLSQEVLDQFENHLTIPMSNLIRSYNIANSVAFVVGEAKRQLSLK; from the coding sequence ATGTTGAATATCGTTTTAGTTGAACCTGAAATTCCTAACAACACCGGAAACATTGGCCGTTTGTGCGTAGGTACTCAAAGTCGCTTGCACCTGGTACATCCGTTCGGATTTGAAATTACAGATAAAAATTTAAAGCGTTCCGGTTTGGATTATTGGGTGCATTTAGACGTTACTGAATATCAAAATGTAGCCGAATGGATAGCGCAACTTCCGGATAAATCAAGAGTTTTCTTGATGAGTTCACATGCTATAACATCCATTTATGATGCCGAATTTCAGGATGGTGATTGGTTGGTTTTTGGTAAGGAAAGTGTAGGATTGAGCCAAGAAGTTTTAGACCAATTCGAGAATCATTTAACCATTCCGATGTCGAATTTGATAAGAAGCTATAACATTGCCAATTCTGTGGCGTTTGTTGTGGGCGAAGCGAAAAGGCAGCTTAGTTTGAAATAA
- a CDS encoding ABC transporter ATP-binding protein, giving the protein MSSKKIILETTALNIGYHSKSNPTVIAENLNLKLEEGQLIALVGANGIGKSTLLRTLTGIQKPLNGKVTLNDKSIFAYQTLELAQNLSLVLTEKLPPSNLTVFELIALGRQPYTNWLGKLSGEDYDKITQAVELTHIEHLLSKKHHEISDGQLQIVLIARALAQDTPLIILDEPTTHLDLFHKVSVYKLLKKLSQETNKSILFSTHDIDLAIQLSDEMIVMTETKTEQDQPCNLISKGIFNTLFKEASITFDGEKGKFIISN; this is encoded by the coding sequence ATGAGTTCGAAAAAAATCATACTCGAAACTACTGCTTTGAACATTGGATACCATTCCAAAAGCAATCCTACTGTCATTGCTGAAAACCTCAACCTGAAATTGGAAGAAGGACAACTGATAGCTCTGGTTGGAGCTAACGGAATTGGTAAGTCTACTTTATTACGAACACTTACCGGAATCCAAAAACCATTAAACGGTAAAGTGACCCTGAATGACAAGAGCATTTTTGCTTATCAGACATTGGAATTGGCACAAAACTTAAGTTTGGTCTTGACCGAAAAATTACCTCCGAGTAACTTGACGGTTTTCGAATTAATTGCCTTGGGAAGACAACCCTATACTAATTGGCTCGGAAAACTTTCGGGCGAAGATTATGATAAAATAACCCAAGCGGTTGAACTGACACACATAGAGCATTTGCTATCTAAAAAGCATCATGAAATCAGCGACGGGCAATTGCAAATTGTATTAATTGCCAGAGCCTTGGCACAAGATACTCCGCTAATAATTCTTGACGAACCCACTACGCATTTGGATTTATTCCATAAAGTTTCGGTCTATAAATTATTGAAGAAATTGTCGCAGGAAACCAATAAAAGCATACTTTTTTCAACACATGACATCGATTTGGCTATACAATTAAGCGATGAGATGATAGTGATGACGGAAACCAAAACCGAACAAGACCAACCTTGTAATTTGATTTCGAAAGGAATTTTCAATACTCTTTTCAAAGAGGCTTCCATCACTTTTGATGGCGAAAAAGGAAAGTTTATTATTTCAAACTAA
- a CDS encoding acyl-CoA thioesterase, protein MNDFYKTVASSQITISQLMLPSHTNFSGKIHGGYILSLLDQIAFACASKFSGHYCVTASVDTVDFLNPIEVGELVTMKASVNYVGKSSMIVGIRVEAENIQTGVVKHCNSSYFTMVAKNDTGQNIEVPGLILSNDEEIRRFCNCIKMISLKKDRNQHEEVFDYQSASSIEMLKTYRVKLTGR, encoded by the coding sequence ATGAATGACTTTTATAAAACCGTAGCCTCATCCCAAATTACCATTTCGCAGTTGATGCTACCCTCACACACAAACTTCAGTGGTAAAATACATGGCGGTTATATCTTGTCATTATTGGATCAAATTGCTTTTGCTTGTGCTTCTAAATTCTCAGGACATTATTGTGTCACCGCTTCGGTAGATACTGTTGACTTTTTAAATCCGATTGAAGTCGGTGAACTGGTTACGATGAAAGCCAGCGTTAACTATGTGGGTAAAAGTTCCATGATTGTAGGTATTCGGGTTGAAGCCGAAAACATTCAGACCGGTGTAGTGAAACATTGCAATTCGAGTTATTTTACGATGGTCGCAAAAAATGATACCGGCCAAAACATTGAAGTGCCCGGTTTAATTTTGTCTAATGATGAAGAAATCAGGCGTTTTTGCAACTGCATCAAAATGATTTCGCTCAAAAAAGATCGGAATCAGCATGAAGAAGTTTTTGATTACCAATCAGCATCTTCCATTGAAATGCTAAAAACATATCGTGTCAAACTAACAGGCCGTTAA
- a CDS encoding iron ABC transporter permease — protein MKTQNRNSFLFTALTLALLAALLLNVAEGQVAIPIKEVLKSLFGGQASKDTWEYIIVNFRLPKAITAVLVGIGLSISGLLMQTLFRNPLAGPYVLGLSSGSSLGVAFVILGAGFMPAVLSQFLVSSYGIILASCIGSSLVLVLILMVSQRLRDTMSILIVGLMFSSFTGAVVSVFTYFSTAEQLQKYTFWSMGSLGNLSWQNITILGVCVLLGLLISLASLKPLDALLLGENYAKSMGLNIQKTRYVIILATSILAGSITAFAGPIAFIGLAVPHLAKLLFQTSHHKTLFFGTLLIGSIIMLFCDTVSQMPGFDFTLPINAITSIIGAPVVIWLIVKKKSIQ, from the coding sequence TTGAAAACCCAAAACCGAAATAGCTTTCTTTTTACAGCGTTGACATTGGCATTGCTGGCAGCCTTGTTGTTAAATGTTGCCGAAGGTCAAGTAGCCATACCGATAAAAGAGGTTCTCAAAAGCTTGTTTGGCGGTCAGGCCAGCAAAGATACTTGGGAATATATCATTGTAAATTTCAGATTGCCCAAAGCCATCACGGCGGTGCTTGTTGGTATCGGACTTTCCATCAGCGGGTTGTTGATGCAAACACTATTCAGAAATCCACTAGCCGGTCCTTATGTGCTTGGACTGAGCTCCGGTTCAAGTTTGGGCGTAGCATTTGTTATCCTCGGCGCCGGGTTTATGCCTGCCGTTTTATCGCAATTTTTAGTATCGTCTTACGGCATTATATTAGCTTCGTGTATTGGCAGCTCATTGGTTTTAGTATTGATTTTAATGGTTTCCCAACGTTTACGCGATACTATGTCCATTCTAATTGTTGGACTAATGTTCAGCAGTTTTACCGGAGCTGTGGTGAGTGTGTTTACTTATTTCAGTACGGCGGAACAATTGCAGAAATACACTTTTTGGTCGATGGGAAGCCTTGGGAATTTATCCTGGCAAAACATAACTATTTTAGGGGTATGTGTTCTTCTAGGTTTGTTGATAAGCTTGGCTTCACTAAAGCCTTTAGACGCTTTATTATTGGGAGAAAATTATGCCAAAAGTATGGGCTTGAATATCCAAAAGACGCGTTATGTTATCATTTTAGCCACAAGTATTTTGGCCGGAAGCATTACCGCTTTTGCCGGACCGATTGCCTTTATTGGCTTAGCCGTTCCGCATTTAGCCAAATTACTATTTCAAACCAGCCATCATAAAACATTATTTTTCGGCACACTCCTTATAGGTTCCATTATCATGTTATTTTGTGATACCGTTTCACAAATGCCGGGCTTTGACTTTACTCTGCCCATCAATGCTATAACGTCAATCATTGGAGCGCCGGTGGTGATTTGGTTAATTGTTAAAAAGAAAAGTATTCAATAA
- a CDS encoding pseudouridine synthase: protein MNHHFLLHKPHGYLSQFIYEKKRHKKLLGELYNFPEGTMAIGRLDEDSEGLLLLTTDGMMSEMVRSKTIEKEYYAQVDGIITHEAVAQIQNGVEIGFKGIRYTTKKCVAKIITELPNCIGEGRRIRDERHGPTSWVSITVTEGKFRQVRKMTAAVGFPTLRLVRIRVGTIHLQNIKAGEVIEVESFFNDHQNPKFQFLNPK from the coding sequence ATGAATCACCATTTTTTACTCCACAAGCCACACGGTTATTTGAGCCAATTTATTTACGAAAAAAAACGGCATAAGAAGTTGTTGGGCGAATTGTATAATTTCCCCGAAGGAACCATGGCCATCGGTCGGTTAGATGAAGATTCTGAAGGCTTGTTGTTGCTTACTACCGATGGCATGATGAGTGAAATGGTAAGAAGCAAAACTATTGAAAAAGAATATTATGCTCAAGTAGACGGCATTATCACTCATGAAGCGGTGGCCCAAATTCAAAACGGAGTTGAAATTGGTTTCAAAGGCATTCGGTATACCACCAAAAAATGTGTAGCAAAAATCATTACAGAACTTCCGAATTGTATAGGCGAAGGCAGAAGAATTCGCGATGAACGTCACGGTCCCACAAGTTGGGTTTCCATCACAGTAACTGAAGGCAAGTTTCGTCAGGTGCGAAAAATGACCGCGGCGGTTGGATTTCCCACATTACGATTAGTACGAATTCGCGTTGGAACGATACATTTGCAAAATATCAAAGCAGGCGAAGTTATCGAAGTAGAAAGCTTTTTCAATGACCATCAAAATCCTAAATTCCAATTCCTAAATCCTAAATAA
- a CDS encoding DUF4476 domain-containing protein, whose product MIKKITLLIILLISSLSFAQLGPVGHLTIFSEDGDKFTLILNGEVINDIPQTNLRVEDLNQPYYNAKIKFADQTLQDVSKNNLMLTDVDGVFSDVTYKIKRDKNNKTKMKLNYYSSIPVQPNFIPASNVHVIHYGQPTPPPVNVGISQTTTTTTTQTNGVNVGVNVGGVSMGVSINDNLGGGTVSQTTTTTTTHSSSGHHQDPEPVRGCTGKYSMSLSNFNAAMATIKKQSFEETQLKTAKQVVAANCLSVDQIMQIANTFNFEDNKLEFAKFAYDYCIEPRNYFKLNGIFSFSSNVDALSDYVQSRE is encoded by the coding sequence ATGATTAAAAAAATTACTTTGCTAATTATTTTGCTAATTTCTTCTCTTTCTTTTGCTCAATTGGGTCCGGTCGGTCATTTGACTATTTTCTCTGAAGACGGAGATAAGTTTACTTTGATTTTAAATGGAGAAGTTATCAATGATATTCCTCAGACAAATTTGAGAGTTGAAGATTTGAATCAACCTTATTATAATGCTAAAATTAAATTTGCAGATCAAACATTGCAAGATGTATCAAAGAACAATTTAATGTTAACCGATGTTGATGGAGTATTTTCGGATGTTACCTATAAAATCAAAAGAGATAAGAATAATAAAACTAAAATGAAGTTAAATTATTATTCATCTATACCGGTTCAACCTAATTTTATTCCGGCTTCAAATGTACATGTCATTCATTATGGTCAACCAACACCACCACCGGTTAATGTTGGTATTTCTCAAACAACCACTACTACTACCACACAAACGAATGGGGTAAATGTGGGTGTGAATGTTGGAGGAGTTTCTATGGGAGTTTCTATTAATGACAATTTAGGAGGTGGCACCGTAAGTCAAACTACTACCACTACCACAACCCATTCGTCTTCAGGACATCATCAAGACCCTGAACCGGTAAGAGGTTGTACTGGAAAGTATAGCATGTCTCTATCCAATTTTAATGCAGCTATGGCTACGATAAAAAAACAAAGTTTTGAAGAGACTCAGTTAAAAACAGCAAAGCAAGTAGTTGCTGCAAATTGTTTAAGCGTAGACCAAATTATGCAAATAGCTAATACTTTCAATTTTGAAGATAATAAATTAGAGTTTGCTAAGTTTGCATATGATTATTGTATAGAACCTAGAAATTATTTTAAATTAAATGGTATTTTTTCTTTTAGCAGTAATGTAGATGCTTTATCTGATTATGTGCAAAGTCGGGAATAA
- a CDS encoding ABC transporter substrate-binding protein — MKILSHYILFIFISMVFVQCKTETKSETAIAAKNEIAYAKGFSLINYHGYTVVTVKNPWPKATKTYTYILKEKGGSIPDSLKQNVTITVPIKTIVVTSTTHIPSLEMLNEVNSLVGFPHADYISSEKVRTRIEAGKVKELGMNQNLNTEVLLDLQPNIIIGYGIDNNNPTLDNLQKSGLKVMLNGDWNEETPLGKAEWIKFFGALYGKQKQANELFSKIEKDYKNTIEIAKKATTTPTILAGDMFEDRWYLPRGTSWGSLLLKEANSNYLWQETTGTGSLSLSFETVFEKAQNADIWITSGQFSSLKEMTDMNPHYNQFKAFKTNNVYSFSGKKGKTGGILYYELAPNRPDIVLKDIVKILHPELLPSYKPFFFEKLK, encoded by the coding sequence ATGAAAATTCTTAGTCACTATATTCTATTCATTTTTATTTCGATGGTTTTTGTGCAATGCAAAACCGAAACGAAATCGGAAACTGCCATTGCTGCAAAAAATGAAATAGCCTACGCCAAAGGGTTTTCGCTTATAAACTATCACGGTTATACTGTAGTCACTGTCAAAAATCCATGGCCCAAAGCGACCAAAACTTACACTTACATTCTCAAAGAAAAAGGGGGAAGCATCCCCGATAGCTTGAAACAAAATGTTACAATTACTGTCCCGATTAAGACTATCGTAGTTACCTCAACCACGCACATTCCTTCCCTGGAAATGTTAAACGAAGTAAATTCACTTGTCGGTTTTCCACATGCTGATTATATTTCTTCCGAAAAAGTGAGAACCCGTATTGAAGCCGGAAAAGTCAAAGAACTCGGCATGAATCAAAATTTAAACACCGAAGTTTTACTGGATTTACAACCGAATATTATCATCGGCTACGGCATAGACAACAACAATCCGACTTTGGATAATTTGCAAAAAAGCGGTTTAAAAGTTATGCTCAATGGTGACTGGAATGAGGAAACACCTTTAGGCAAAGCAGAATGGATTAAATTTTTCGGAGCCTTATACGGCAAACAAAAACAAGCCAACGAATTGTTTTCTAAAATTGAAAAAGACTATAAAAACACTATCGAAATTGCCAAAAAAGCAACTACAACACCAACCATTTTAGCCGGAGATATGTTTGAAGACCGTTGGTATTTACCACGCGGAACCAGTTGGGGCAGTTTGTTACTCAAAGAGGCCAATTCGAACTATTTATGGCAGGAAACTACCGGAACCGGAAGTTTGTCATTGTCGTTTGAGACCGTTTTCGAGAAAGCCCAAAATGCCGATATTTGGATTACTTCCGGACAATTTTCTTCGTTAAAAGAAATGACTGACATGAATCCGCATTATAATCAATTTAAAGCTTTTAAAACAAACAATGTCTATTCGTTTAGTGGCAAAAAAGGCAAAACCGGCGGTATTCTCTACTATGAATTAGCGCCAAATCGACCTGATATAGTATTGAAAGATATCGTTAAAATTTTGCATCCCGAATTATTGCCAAGTTACAAACCTTTCTTTTTTGAAAAATTAAAGTAG